Proteins encoded within one genomic window of Haematobia irritans isolate KBUSLIRL chromosome 5, ASM5000362v1, whole genome shotgun sequence:
- the Hmgs gene encoding hydroxymethylglutaryl-CoA synthase produces the protein MWPENVGILAIEVLFPSQYVDQTELEQFDGVSAGKYTIGLGQSKMGFCSDREDVNSLCLTVVTRLMERHNIKASDIGRLEVGTETLVDKSKSVKSVLMQLFADSGNTDMEGIDTTNACYGGTAALFNSINWVESSSWDGRMALAVCADIAVYAKGAARPTGGAGAIAMLVGPNAPLVFERGLRATHMEHAYDFYKPDLSSEYPTVDGKLSIQCYLSALDTCYQLYRKKFQKLNPQEEKEGLENFDAVLFHTPFCKLVQKSVARLVFNDFLLTSDETKRAEKYPALERFNKSTLASTYFDRDVEKAFMTQFSNIFEEKTKKSLLLASQVGNMYTPSVYSGLVSLLVSEVPEKLLGKRIGVFSYGSGLAASMYSIKVTSNSDVFQKFVGKLDYVIPLLNSREKVAPEVFSELMEIRGKNNHTAPYTPSGSISALFPGTYYLKSVDDMHRRTYERTPTITNGVH, from the coding sequence ATGTGGCCCGAAAACGTTGGTATCTTAGCTATAGAGGTCCTCTTCCCCTCACAATATGTGGACCAAACAGAATTGGAACAATTTGATGGAGTTTCTGCTGGTAAATACACCATTGGCTTGGGCCAATCAAAAATGGGCTTTTGCTCGGATCGTGAAGATGTCAATTCTCTATGCTTAACCGTTGTCACCCGCCTCATGGAAAGACACAATATCAAAGCAAGTGATATTGGTCGCCTCGAAGTTGGTACAGAGACCCTTGTGGATAAATCAAAATCTGTGAAATCAGTACTAATGCAATTGTTTGCCGATAGTGGTAATACCGATATGGAAGGTATTGACACCACAAATGCCTGTTACGGAGGTACAGCCGCCTTATTCAATTCCATAAATTGGGTCGAATCATCAAGTTGGGATGGACGTATGGCTTTGGCTGTTTGTGCCGATATTGCTGTGTATGCCAAGGGTGCTGCTAGACCTACTGGTGGGGCTGGAGCCATTGCCATGTTGGTGGGACCAAATGCCCCCCTTGTATTTGAAAGAGGATTAAGAGCTACACATATGGAACATGCTTATGATTTCTATAAACCCGATTTAAGTTCGGAATATCCCACAGTCGATGGAAAACTCTCTATACAATGCTACCTATCTGCTTTGGATACCTGCTATCAATTGTATCGCAAGAAATTCCAAAAACTAAATCCCCAGGAAGAGAAAGAGGGCTTGGAAAACTTCGATGCTGTGCTATTTCACACACCCTTCTGTAAGTTGGTACAAAAATCGGTGGCCCGTTTGGTGTTCAATGATTTCTTGCTGACATCGGATGAAACGAAAAGAGCTGAAAAATATCCTGCCTTAGAACGTTTCAACAAATCCACTTTGGCTTCAACTTATTTCGATCGTGATGTCGAGAAGGCTTtcatgacacaattttcgaatATCTTTGAGGAGAAAACCAAGAAATCTTTGTTATTGGCTAGTCAAGTGGGTAATATGTATACACCCTCGGTTTACTCTGGTTTGGTGTCACTGCTGGTCAGTGAGGTACCTGAAAAATTACTGGGCAAACGTATTGGTGTCTTTTCATATGGATCTGGTTTGGCTGCCTCCATGTACTCGATTAAAGTGACCTCAAATTCCGATGTCTTCCAAAAATTcgtaggaaaattagattatGTTATACCACTATTGAATTCTCGTGAAAAGGTAGCCCCAGAAGTATTCTCCGAACTGATGGAAATTCGCGGGAAGAATAATCACACAGCTCCCTATACGCCCAGTGGCAGCATAAGTGCTTTGTTCCCAGGCACCTACTACCTCAAGAGTGTCGATGATATGCATCGGCGTACTTATGAACGCACTCCAACCATTACAAATGGTGTCCACTGA